The nucleotide sequence GCACATTTCAAGTTATGCGCTTACCGTGGAAGATGATACCGCGCTTAAGACGTTTATTGAGAAAGGTATTATTGATGAGGTCGACGATGAACAGGCGCAACGCCAATTCAATATTTTGCTGGATACCATGCAGTTGCATTCCTATGAGAATTATGAGTTTTCAAACTTTGGCAAAGAAGGCTTTTTCTCTCGCAACAATACCGCTTACTGGACAGGTAAATCCTATATAGGCATTGGTCCCAGCGCGCATAGTTTTGACGGTAAAAGGCGCGCCTGGAACATCAACAACAATGTCAAATATGTAAAAGCCATTGAGGCTGGAGACTTGCCTCAAGAAATTGAGGAGCTTACGGTAGTAGATCGTTACAATGAATACATCATGACTGGTCTGCGCACCATTTATGGAGTTTCCTTATCGCATGTGGAACGTGAATACGGTTCCAAATTCAAGGAGTATCTCTTACAGCAATCCACAAACTATCTCAAGGATCATTTACTATATTTAGATGATGATACATTGCGCGTCACTCGCAAGGGAAAATTTCTGAGTGATGGTATCGCCAGTGAACTCTTCATGCTCAACCTTAATTCATGAAATATTTCTTACTCCTTTTCATTTCCTTATTGATCTTTTCATCTTGTAAAACTGAGGAAGAAGACCAGCTTACCAGATTGACTTATGATCAAATGACAGATCTAGTCATTTCTAATGCCTTGGTACTACCTGATGATGTGAAGTATTATGGGCTGGACGGTACATTGCTCAGTGAAGAGGAAAGAGAAGCCGCGTCTGAAGATCTGCTTTATGCAGACTGGTATATCAATAACGAGTTGGTGCTCATCAAAGTCCAATTAAATGATTCTGACGCCGAAAGAAAACGTCGCAAGAAAGAGCCCTTATTTACCAGCATCGATAACCTGGATTGCGCCAGGCTTGATGCTATTCTTGAAGAAATCTACGATCGCGATCAACAAAATAGAACCGACAATTTGATGGACGAGTCTATCGACCAGAACAATCTGGAAGCTATTGAGCTTATTCTGGACAAGTGCGGCATGCCTACCAGTGATACCAGCAGTAGCAAATCCCTTCAAGGCATCTGGCTGGTTATCCAGCACGCTGGTGCCGACAAACGTGAGCAATATTTTCCGTTATTGGAAAAGGCAGCACAAAGAGGTGATCTGGATTTGCAGGACATCGCATTGATGAAGGACCGCATGCTGCTGGACAAGAATGAACCTCAAATTTACGGTTCTCAAGTTTTGATCAATGACGGCATCTATGAGCTGTACCAGTTACAAGATCCAGAAAGGGTAGATGCAAGACGAGCCACAGTTGGCTTAGGCCCGTTATCAGAATATCTGGCGCATTGGGACATTGAATTTAGCGTTGTCCAAAAACCACTGAACTAATGAAAGTTATAACCCTATTCCTTCTGGCCACGTTGGTCTCTTGTATCACTACAAAAAACGACCCTATGGAAACTACCTTACTCATTGACGACCAACCGTTCTCCATCGATCTTAACAATCCTATTGACATAAGTCTTGCGGTAAAAAACAATGCCGGCGTTGGCGCCTGGTATATCGATCAGCCCAAAATTACACATGTTGAAGTGGACGGTTACGTAGGCAAGGTTTCCATGGGCGGCAGCACTAATTTTAATGATGTGTTTTTCAATCCACACAGTCATGGGACGCATACAGAATGCATAGGTCACATTACCGAAGAATTTCATAGCGTGAATAAGGCGCTGGATAAAAGCTTTTTCACAGCTCAACTCATCACGGTGACTCCAGAAAGTCGTGATGGCGACCAAGTAATCACGGCTGCCATGTTTGAGGATTTGGATAAAGTAGATGCAGTGATCATACGCACGCTGCCCAATACAGATGACAAAAAAAGCAAGAATTACAGCAATACGAATCCGCCATATTTGATGGAAGAGGTGATGTTACGCTTTCGCGAAAGCGGCACCCAACACGTCCTCATCGATTTACCCAGTGTTGATAAAGAAAGAGATAACGGTGCCTTGCTGGCTCACAAAGCCTTCTGGGATTTTGATGGAAACCAACGATTAAATGCCACAATCACAGAGTTGATCTACGTTCCTAGCGCTGTTGCTGACGGGAAATATATTCTAGACCTGCAGGTGGCGCCAATTGAAAATGACGCCGCGCCATCGCGGCCTATCCTATATGCGATTAAATCCTAACTTTGTCATATGGAGTATTTATTCATATGTCTTGCAGTAGGAGCAGTAGCTGCATTCTTTATTTTTAGATGGTTCGGTGGGTCTTCTAAAGACAACCGGCAGGAGCAAAGCGTGGTGTTGATGGAAAAAATCAGGACGGTTTGTAAATTCATCACGGTTGAAGGCGACTTTGCCGAAATCTACCATTATCAAAATGTCAAGGACAAAATAGCCAACTTCCTGCTGGGCAAGAAAAAAGCCATCATCCTTATCAATGCCAAAGCTCACATAGGATTTGACCTGACAAAAATCCGCATGGAGAGCGATACTGACAATAAAATCATACGTTTGACCGAGTTCCCACAACCGCAACTCATGAGTATCGAGACCGATTTTAATTACTACGACAAGAGCGAAGGTTGGGCCAATTATTTTACCAGTGATGACCTGACTGAGGTCACTCGCAATGCAAAACAGCACATCGTCGATAAGATCCCAGAAAGCGGTCTTATGGAACAAGCCAGAAAGGAAGCCCTAAATACCATCCAACTCATGGAAGGACTGGCGCAAACCATAGGTTGGAAATTGGATTACACCGCTTTGATTTTGGACAAGGCGATGGACACCAAAAAACTACCAGAATAGTGGAAATTGACCAGCTTCAGGACTATTGCCTCGCAAAAAAAGGAACCACGCAAGAAATGCCCTTTGACAACGAGACACTGGTATTTAAAGTTATGGGGAAGATGTTCATGCTGCTGGGACTGGAACGTTGGGAACGCGGTGAGCCATCCATAAATGTCAAATGTGATCCTCAAAAAGCCATTGAATTGCGTGAGCAATATGACGGTGTAGTTACCAGCGCCTGGCACATGAATAAAACCCACTGGAACACCATACATTTGAATCAGTCCATGACAGATGCTGAAGTCCTGAAATGGATCGATCACAGTTATGCACTTGTTGTAGCTGGATTGACTAAAAAACTACAAGCCCAATTAAACACCATCTAATTGAAGGAACTACGATCCATATATGAAGCCCGAGTTGAAGGGTTTTCGCTTTCGCGAAAGCGATACAATCAACAGTTGCGCATTTCTGGTGTGGTCCGGTTGCTGGTCTTTATCGCCGTTGTTGCAGGGATTTATTTTTTCTGGAGTTCTACCTTGACGGCTGTATTGATTGCTGTAGGTGGTATCGCGCTTTTTCTTTATTTGGTTTCTCGTCACGAGGATCTCAAAAAGAAACGCAATTATTATGAAGAATTGCTACGCATTAACGAGCAGGAAATTGAGGTAGGCAAAGGCAACTATACAGACCTTCCAGATGGAGCAGAATTTAACGACGACGATCACGATTACAGCCGTGATATAGACTTGTTCGGTATGGGTTCGTTTTTTCAGTTCATGAATAGAACGGCATTGAAGGAAGGCAAGAAGTTGCTGGCTGCTCGTTTGATGGCAAACGATATTCACGATATTCCCAAGCGACAAGAAGCCGTTCAAGAGCTAGCCAAAATGCTGGATTATCGTCAAGAGTATGAGGCGACGGCAAGATTGCTGGAGAACGACACTAAACCAGCGGCGATTAGAAGCTGGATACAGAGCTATCAAAATTTTGTGCCGAATGTATTCTCGTGGTTGTGTTATGTTCAATTTGCGGTTTCGGTAGCGATTGGGATTCTTTATGCGATCGATGTGCTAAGTGGCTGGTGGCTGCTGGTTATTTTCCTAGTGGGTTTATTGGTCTCAGGTAATTATGCTGCCAAGATTATTGAACTCAACAAGTACATTTCAGAGTTGGAGGATTTCTTTACCCAGTATGGAAAGCTCCTGGAACTTATTGAAAAGGCTGACTTTAACGGAGAAGTATTGAAAACCTTGAAGAGCAATGTGCTCACTGATGGTAAACCGGCATCACGACGGCTGTACGATCTGGGAAGAGCACTGGTAAGGCTGGACCAAGGCAGTAATTTACTCGTTGGTGTTTTTATCAATGCATTTGCGTTGTGGAATTTGAAGCAAGTCTACAGTATTGAGGCCTGGTTGACTTCTAACAAAAGCTACATCGCACCATGGTTGGATGCCGTAACGCAAATGGATGCTTTAAATTCCCTAGGGAATTTTGCCTACAACCATCCCAATTACGTGTTTCCCGAAATCAAAACAGGAGACTTTAAGTTTCAGGCCGCTCAAGCGGTGCATCCGTTGCTTAATCCTGATAAAGCCGTAGGAAACCCGATTCACATTCATTCTGGTGAGTTTTTCATTATAACCGGTGCCAACATGGCCGGAAAGAGCACATTTCTAAGAACGGTTTCCATGTCCATCGTAATGGCAAATACAGGTTTGCCTGTTTGCGCACAATCTGCGATCTATGCGCCCATCAAACTTATTACCAGTATGCGTACTAGTGATTCCTTAAAAGACGATGAGAGTTATTTCTTCAGTGAGTTGAAGCGTTTGAAATTTATCGTGGACAAAATGGAACAGGAAAAATATTTCATTGTTCTGGACGAGATCCTTAAAGGAACTAATAGCGTTGACAAGGCCAGTGGCTCCAGAAAACTCATTGAGAAATTAACGCTCAATCAGGCAACCGGCATCATCGCAACCCATGACTTAAGCCTGACCGAAGTCGCCAAAGATCACGAGCATATCTCCAACTATTATTTTGACGCACAAATTATTGACGATGAATTGTTCTTTGACTATGCTTTCAAAGATGGCGTCGCTACTAATATGAATGCTAGTTTTCTATTGAAGAAAATGGGAATTGTTTAAAGTAGTTTACCCAGCTTATCAAAATCAAGACCGCCGTAATTACCGCTGCTCATAAGCAAAAGAACGGCATGGGCTAGTTTTTGCTTGTACAACCATTCTTTAAAAGCGGCAGGATCTGTCATGACAATAAGATCTTCATTATTGAATGCTTCCTTGATCTGATCTTTACTAATGGGATCCAAACCTTTCAATTCCACAGCATCTGGACTATAAAACACCACAGCAACATCTGCAGCGTCTAGCGTATGAGCATATTCTTTAAGAAACTCTGGGTTGAGGCTGGAATAGGTGTGTAATTCCAGACAGGCAATAATTTTGCGCTCGCTATATTGTTCTGCCACAGCATTAGTAGTCGCTTGAACCTTACTGGGCGAATGAGCAAAGTCTTTATAGATCACCGACCGCTGATTTCCTGCAATTTTTTCAAGACGTTTTGAAGCTCCTTTAAAACTTGCTATGGCCTCATAAAAATCATCTTCATCAATTCCCATGTGCTGGCAAATCCATTTGGCTCCAGCCAGATTGCTCAAGTTGTGCTTGCCAAAAACTTCTATAGGCATATCACCTTCTGGTGTTTCAAGATAAGTTGTGCCGTTGTCTACCGTATGGTGTGGTACGTTGTAGGCATGTTTTCTGGTAGGTTTGGTGCTGGCTTCTGCAATGCGTTTCACTTCTGGATCTTCTTCATTGTAGACCAGGATACTACCGTTCTTCATGAGGTCCACAAATTCTTCAAACTGCTCTACATAATTTTGATAGTCTGGAAAAACATTGATGTGATCCCAGGCGATCCCAGAAATCAAAGCGATGTTAGGTTGGTACAAGTGAAATTTAGGTCTGCGATCGATGGGACTGGATAAGTATTCATCACCTTCCAGAACAATAAACTCATTGTCATTGGTAAGATGAACCATAGTGTCAAAACCTTCCAGTTGCGCTCCTACCATATAATCCACTTCTTTGCTATGATAATGCATCACGTGAAGTATCATGGAAGTAATGGTGGTCTTACCATGCGAGCCACCTATGACGACACGCGTTTTATCTTTGGACTGCTCATACAGATATTCTGGATAGCTATAAATTTTAAGATCAAGATCTTGAGCTTTGAGAAGTTCGGGATTATCGGCTTTGGCATGCATACCTAGGATTACCGCGTCAAGGTCTGCTGTAATTTTTTCTGGAAACCAGCCCATTTTTTTAGGAAGTAGCTTCTTTTTTTCAAGCCGTGTTTTGCTAGGTTCAAAAATAGCGTCGTCGCTACCGGTTACTTGATACCCTTTTTGATGAAGAGCAAGTGCTAGATTGTGCATGGCGCTGCCGCCTATCGCGATAAAGTGTACGCGCATAGAAATGGGTTTTGCTGTTAAAAATAAGATTTTAACGGCGCAACTACTTCAGATTTTGGAATAGATAATGGTTAGGAATCCAATTTCTCCAACTGGGCCAGCAATTGGGCATCCTTATGGATTTCATAGCCTTTTTTTAAAATGGCCTTGGCATCTGAGGTGCGATCCATTTTGTCTGCATAGAGCGTGGCAAGCTTCATGTAAGTAAGTGGCGAGCCGCCTACTTTGATGGCGTTTTTATAAGCCGTTTCGGCATCTGTGTATTCCTTGTCATACTCATCAACATAACCGTGAGCCAGATAACCATCGACAGGTGAGATTTTCTTTAATTGGTCTGCATAACTGCGTGCAGTTGTGAGGGAACCACCTATGATACCTGGCAATTCTGTATACAACTGGACCAGTGCCCATCGTGTGTCGACGTGTTTTGAATCAAGTTCGGCTGCTTTTTTTAGATGGAACTTGACGTCGTCCAGCAATCCCAGCGCCTTGAATTTAGATGCGTTTTTTGCCCACAAACCCATGGAACCACCATAGTAGAAATGATAATCTGCATTGGTATCATCGGTAGCCAGTAATCGTTTATAGATGGCCGTGGCTTTTTCAAACTGTTCCATCTCGCCATAGGTCTGACCAGTCTTGCGCAATAATTTTGGGTCCTGTGGTTTTTCTTCCAATAGGTCCAGATATATTGGTAAGGCTGCTTTGTACTTGGATTGTTTGAATAGCTGTTCCGCTTTCGCGAAAGCGGACTGACCACTAACGCCAGTGCAAACCAATACCCCTAAAATGATCAATAGATGTCTCATGTGTGGCAAAACTAGCAAAAAGAATACCAATTAAGTTGTGGTATGGGAATTGGAGTGTTTTTTAAAAGAGGTGCGCCTAGAATTTGGCTAACTTTAAATAATTCCAATCTACTATGAAGAACTATCTCATCATTCTCGTCCTAACTATTTTAGGATTTCAAAATGTTTCTGGACAAGATTATCAAGAGCAATGGCGCGCCATTGAACAGTTGGAGGTAGAGAATAAAATTGAGGAAGCCCAAGAGTTACTTGATGAGGTCTTTAAAAAAGCATCGCGTAAAAACGACGAGGCACAACTTATCAAAGCCTTTATTTTTCAATCCAAATTCTGGCTTATCAAGGAAGAAGATGCCCAGAAAAAGATCATCGCAGCTTTGGACAAGCGCATTACAGCTTCTAAATTCCCAGAGCGCAACATCTATTATTCTATCAAAGGACAGCTTTTTGAGCAATACTTGCAAGAAAATAGATACCGTATAAATAACCGCACCAGTACTGATGCTGGTGGAGATGATTTTATGGCTTGGGATCTCAAACGATTTTACAGCGAGATCTCTGATGTTTTCCAAAAATCGTTAGTTGATGGTGATAGGCTTTCCAAAATCAATGTAGCCAGCTACGACCCAATTTTGCACATCAAACCACAAGGTAGAGAGTTATGGCCAAGCCTTTTTGATATTCTTGTAGGACATGCTTTAGATTTCTATAAGTCCAGCGCCTATGGTATTACTATGCCACGGGAAATTTTCACGATCACTAAAGAGAACGGATTTCTACCTACTGAAGAACTGATCCAACTCAAACGACCGGTAAATGACACTATTTATTCTAGTTATGATGTGTTACAGCTTTATGGACAGCTGGAAAACTTGCATAAAAAGCGTAAGGAAATTCCAGCCTATCTCGCAGCGATAAATGGACGTATGGGTTATGTTCAATCTAAAATTGATCAAAATCAAGAATTACCTGAATTGGTTGGTTTGTACAATCTGTTGATCCAAAAATATGCAGATCATGGAGCGATAACTATCATTCAACACAGTCTTGCTTTGTATTTTTTAAAACGATCTCATGATACAACCAATGAGAATCGTATGTTAGACCGTAAAGAAGCCATACGCATTGCCAAAGATGCCATCGAGAAGCACCCAGAAACCTACGGTAGTCTGCAGTGCACAAGGCTATTATCACAGATCTATCAGCCAGAATTAAGTTCCCAATTGCAAACTAATGTCATTCCCAATCAGCCCAGTCGCGGTGTGATATCCTATCGCAATGTCACAGACGCTACGGTTTATTACCTCAAAGTCGCTCAGGATTTTGATGAGGTACAAGGTAATCTAGACTCTATTCACAATGCCGCTTTCGCGAAAGCGAATCAAAACAACGACTTTGCTCATATAGAACAAGCACAATTACCACAGGGCGACGACACTTTTTCCCATACGTATGAATATGCGATTCCGGGATTGCAAGCCGGAAAATATCTTGTGTTGATTAGAGAAAAGGATCAAAAAGAAGTCACCTCTGGTAGGTTCATGACGGTTTCAGGAATCGCGCTGACGAGTAATACGGTATCTGGTAAAACTGTGATAACGGCTACAGATCGCAATACGGGAAAACCCATGGAAGATGTTTCCGTCAAGATTTTTGGGGATGATAAATCCACCATTTACAGAGGTAAAACAGATAAAAATGGTCAGGTTTCATTTTTGTTTGCAGATCGTTATTACAGAAATAGAGTAGAGGCTTCTAAAAATGGCGATACGATTTCGACTTACGTCAATCGCGGCTATTACAGAGGTTCATATGCAGATTCAGAGAAACAGGTTAAAGCATTTATCTATCTAGATCGAGCGATCTATAGGCCAGGACAAAAGGTCTATTTCAAGTCCATTGTAGTGGAGAATGACAATAACAAATCTCGAGTGCTTCCCAATGAAACATTTAAGGTCGTAGTAGAAGACTTCAATGAAGAAGAGGTTTTCACTCAGGAGCTTACTACTAACGCATATGGAAGCATCAATGGTTCATTCACTTTGCCGTCTGAGGTACTTACCGGAAGATTTACCATTTATCTAGAATCTGATGAGGATGGAAGCTATTGGGATGATGTTGATAATTTCGACGAAGGCGGAATAAGTTTCCAAGTAGAAGAATACAAACGTCCCAGATTTAAAACGGAATTCAATGACATTACTGAAACCTACATTGTAGGTGATAGTGTAAAAGTAGAAGGATTTGCCAAAGCCTTATTAGGCAGTAATATTACAGACGCCCAAGTCACCTATACCGTGACGCGTGTAGCAAACGTACCTTACTGGAAATACGGTTATGTACCGGTCGACCAGCAAGTCATGGCAAATGATACTACTTTTACAAAATCAGACGGAACTTTTACGATTCCTTTTAAAGCATTGCCAGATTCCACGCTGGTGGCTAAGGATATTGAATCCAACTACAACTACCGCATCGAGGCCAGCGTCACAGACGTGAATGGCGAGACCAGAACCGCACAGACCAGTGTGCGAGTAGGCTACAAACCTATCGAGGTACAGATTTCTACCACAGGAAATCTCACGGTTCAAAACAATCAGATTCAAGTAATCGCTCGTAATCTTAATGGTAAACCCATCAATGCCACTATTGAGATACAAGTGCGCGAGAATATCGAGAGTGATCATGTCATCGTCAACAGTAACCTCAAGGATGCCGAGTTTCACGAACTAGGTCTGGAAGCATACCGCGATCAGTTCCCAGTAGCCGAATTGCGCAAGGAAGAAAAGATAGAAGATTGGAAAAAAACACCCATCATTTTCAAAAAAACGATTACCACAGATTCGCTCGCTACCATTGAAATTCCAATTACTGTAGATTGGAACAATGGGAACTACATCCTCTACGCCAAAGCCGTTGAAGCAGACAAAAACCTAAGCCTAGATGACGAGAAAGATTATGTGGAAGAAAAACAAGAAGTTCAAATCTGGGCGGACAAGGATTTGCCAGCCACGCCATCTATTGTAAGTCAAGACGTAAACGTCGATGGAGATCAAGCAGTTGTTGACTTCTATACCAGTACAGATGGCATCTACATCTACCTTACAACCTATGACAGCAAACGCATTCTAGAATCCAAATGGGTCTATTTGCCTAGTGGAAGAACCACCATGAAGTTTCCTATGGGCCAGGCCATGGGAAATTCTTTGAAGTTCCAATACTACACCTATAAATACAATGACTTTAGATCAGGAAGTTTTGAGGCTACAAAACCAGTAAAACCAACCCAACAGTTCACGATCCAGACGCAGACCTTTCGCAATAAGTTGTATCCAGGAACAGATGAGGAATGGTCATTTACCATCAAGGATCAGGACAGTACAGCGATGCAGGCAGAAGTTCTTGCCAGTATGTACGATAAAAGCCTGGATGAGTTTGCCAGCAGCTCTTGGCCCGGTTTCTATTTCTATAATTACAACAGGGATTTTAATTCATCCTCAGCCAGTGATTTGGCGGGTGCAACGATCATTAATCTTTTCAGTCGAATAGATTATCAAATCGATCCCGTGTTTGCCTTGGAAAAGGAACAACTCCATTTATTTGGATTGACGTTCCAAAATTTTGAATATCGTTATAGAACATATAAGAATTCGCTTTCGCGAAAGCTGTCACACATCAAACCCATTGCAGGAAAAATTGTAGGTCGGGTTACAGATGAGAATGGGTCACCTATCATGGGTGCTACTGTTACCGTAAAAGGTAAGGAAATAGGCACAACTACTAATTTTGATGGCGTGTATGAGATCGATGCGGTAAAAGGTTCGACCCTTCAATTTTCCATGATTGGATATGTAAGTAAGGAGATTAAAGCAAACGATACAGTAGAGAATATTTCTTTGTTATCAGATACTGACTCGTTGGATTCGGTTGTTGTTGTAGGCTATGCTGCTCAATCTAAAAAATCCCGCACGGCCGCTATGACGGTCATGAAAGAAACTGAAATGATGCCCAGTGATGCAATGGCGCCGTCCATGATTTCTGACACGTTATCTGGGTTTGCGGCAGGTGTTGAGGTCACTTATCAAAAAGGTCAGCCTGGTGCAAATTCATTCATTACTATACGTGGCGCGGCTTCTGCTTCTGGAAATGGTGAGCCCATGATCATTGTTGATGGCGTACCTATGACTGAATCGGAATTCCGCGCTCTGGATCCAAATGCTATTCAAGAAGTAGCTGTTCTTAAAGATGCTGCCGCAACTTCTATTTACGGCAACCGTGGAGCCAATGGAGTGATCGTCATCAGCACCAAAAATGGAGTTTCCACGGCAGATATTGTCAATGAATATCTCGCATTGCAAAACGTACAAGTCCGCAAAAACTTAGACGAAACCGCCTTCTTCTTACCAGAGCTCTCCACAGACGAAAACGGAAATTTAAAATTCAGTTTTACATCGCCAGAGGCATTAACCCAATGGAGGTTCAGATTGTTGGCACACAATAAGCAAGCGCAAACGGCGCAGTATGAAGCACTGGTGCAAACCCAAAAGGAGCTGAGTCTCGTTCCT is from Nonlabens sp. YIK11 and encodes:
- the hemW gene encoding radical SAM family heme chaperone HemW; its protein translation is MSGIYIHIPFCKQACHYCDFHFVTSMKHKNRVVAALQEELRLRSSEAKNTSIETIYFGGGTPSVLESTAIDAIIETVYSNYQVIADPEITLEANPDDLTPEKIEALAKTKINRLSIGVQSFFEEDLKLMNRAHNAVEAMECISLSRKRFPNISIDLIYGIPGLTDDRWRENLFKAIDLKVPHISSYALTVEDDTALKTFIEKGIIDEVDDEQAQRQFNILLDTMQLHSYENYEFSNFGKEGFFSRNNTAYWTGKSYIGIGPSAHSFDGKRRAWNINNNVKYVKAIEAGDLPQEIEELTVVDRYNEYIMTGLRTIYGVSLSHVEREYGSKFKEYLLQQSTNYLKDHLLYLDDDTLRVTRKGKFLSDGIASELFMLNLNS
- a CDS encoding cyclase family protein; the encoded protein is MKVITLFLLATLVSCITTKNDPMETTLLIDDQPFSIDLNNPIDISLAVKNNAGVGAWYIDQPKITHVEVDGYVGKVSMGGSTNFNDVFFNPHSHGTHTECIGHITEEFHSVNKALDKSFFTAQLITVTPESRDGDQVITAAMFEDLDKVDAVIIRTLPNTDDKKSKNYSNTNPPYLMEEVMLRFRESGTQHVLIDLPSVDKERDNGALLAHKAFWDFDGNQRLNATITELIYVPSAVADGKYILDLQVAPIENDAAPSRPILYAIKS
- a CDS encoding tetratricopeptide repeat protein codes for the protein MRHLLIILGVLVCTGVSGQSAFAKAEQLFKQSKYKAALPIYLDLLEEKPQDPKLLRKTGQTYGEMEQFEKATAIYKRLLATDDTNADYHFYYGGSMGLWAKNASKFKALGLLDDVKFHLKKAAELDSKHVDTRWALVQLYTELPGIIGGSLTTARSYADQLKKISPVDGYLAHGYVDEYDKEYTDAETAYKNAIKVGGSPLTYMKLATLYADKMDRTSDAKAILKKGYEIHKDAQLLAQLEKLDS
- a CDS encoding UDP-N-acetylmuramate--L-alanine ligase produces the protein MRVHFIAIGGSAMHNLALALHQKGYQVTGSDDAIFEPSKTRLEKKKLLPKKMGWFPEKITADLDAVILGMHAKADNPELLKAQDLDLKIYSYPEYLYEQSKDKTRVVIGGSHGKTTITSMILHVMHYHSKEVDYMVGAQLEGFDTMVHLTNDNEFIVLEGDEYLSSPIDRRPKFHLYQPNIALISGIAWDHINVFPDYQNYVEQFEEFVDLMKNGSILVYNEEDPEVKRIAEASTKPTRKHAYNVPHHTVDNGTTYLETPEGDMPIEVFGKHNLSNLAGAKWICQHMGIDEDDFYEAIASFKGASKRLEKIAGNQRSVIYKDFAHSPSKVQATTNAVAEQYSERKIIACLELHTYSSLNPEFLKEYAHTLDAADVAVVFYSPDAVELKGLDPISKDQIKEAFNNEDLIVMTDPAAFKEWLYKQKLAHAVLLLMSSGNYGGLDFDKLGKLL
- a CDS encoding DUF6624 domain-containing protein; amino-acid sequence: MKYFLLLFISLLIFSSCKTEEEDQLTRLTYDQMTDLVISNALVLPDDVKYYGLDGTLLSEEEREAASEDLLYADWYINNELVLIKVQLNDSDAERKRRKKEPLFTSIDNLDCARLDAILEEIYDRDQQNRTDNLMDESIDQNNLEAIELILDKCGMPTSDTSSSKSLQGIWLVIQHAGADKREQYFPLLEKAAQRGDLDLQDIALMKDRMLLDKNEPQIYGSQVLINDGIYELYQLQDPERVDARRATVGLGPLSEYLAHWDIEFSVVQKPLN
- a CDS encoding DUF4230 domain-containing protein, whose product is MEYLFICLAVGAVAAFFIFRWFGGSSKDNRQEQSVVLMEKIRTVCKFITVEGDFAEIYHYQNVKDKIANFLLGKKKAIILINAKAHIGFDLTKIRMESDTDNKIIRLTEFPQPQLMSIETDFNYYDKSEGWANYFTSDDLTEVTRNAKQHIVDKIPESGLMEQARKEALNTIQLMEGLAQTIGWKLDYTALILDKAMDTKKLPE
- a CDS encoding MmcQ/YjbR family DNA-binding protein, giving the protein MEIDQLQDYCLAKKGTTQEMPFDNETLVFKVMGKMFMLLGLERWERGEPSINVKCDPQKAIELREQYDGVVTSAWHMNKTHWNTIHLNQSMTDAEVLKWIDHSYALVVAGLTKKLQAQLNTI
- a CDS encoding MutS-related protein, whose translation is MKELRSIYEARVEGFSLSRKRYNQQLRISGVVRLLVFIAVVAGIYFFWSSTLTAVLIAVGGIALFLYLVSRHEDLKKKRNYYEELLRINEQEIEVGKGNYTDLPDGAEFNDDDHDYSRDIDLFGMGSFFQFMNRTALKEGKKLLAARLMANDIHDIPKRQEAVQELAKMLDYRQEYEATARLLENDTKPAAIRSWIQSYQNFVPNVFSWLCYVQFAVSVAIGILYAIDVLSGWWLLVIFLVGLLVSGNYAAKIIELNKYISELEDFFTQYGKLLELIEKADFNGEVLKTLKSNVLTDGKPASRRLYDLGRALVRLDQGSNLLVGVFINAFALWNLKQVYSIEAWLTSNKSYIAPWLDAVTQMDALNSLGNFAYNHPNYVFPEIKTGDFKFQAAQAVHPLLNPDKAVGNPIHIHSGEFFIITGANMAGKSTFLRTVSMSIVMANTGLPVCAQSAIYAPIKLITSMRTSDSLKDDESYFFSELKRLKFIVDKMEQEKYFIVLDEILKGTNSVDKASGSRKLIEKLTLNQATGIIATHDLSLTEVAKDHEHISNYYFDAQIIDDELFFDYAFKDGVATNMNASFLLKKMGIV